The uncultured Bacteroides sp. genome has a segment encoding these proteins:
- a CDS encoding TonB family protein, which translates to MTPELAYFFKINIGIALFYAFYRLFFYRDTFFHWRRYALLSFLIISLLYPLMNFQDWVKEQEPMNEIVTIYAANILPEVGVTNQESKIWNQLIYNVGPAIYLIGVGVLFIRFLIQLISISILAIRYRKTKINGITVRILNKPSAPFSFFHWIFISPELHSEKEAKEILIHEETHARQWHSIDVMFSELITILCWVNPFSWLLKREIRNNLEYMADHRVILSGHDTKSYQYHLLGLANQKAAANLYNSFNVFPLKNRITMMNKKRTKSIGKTKYAMFIPLAVLLMLVSNIEAIARVTGKMTKDIAVSLTKNEVSSATEPSSLVAITQENDSAKPKKRNVFTAVEVMPQYPGGEQELLKFIVTNLKYPVEAQKAEEEGKVYVRFTVTENGYVEDPTILRSVSPLLDNEAKRIISSMPKWIPGKQSGKNVSVYYVIPIMFKLDGSPANSEDNTVKKGEVTVIGYGAKFDSPKGATNTTVNKSGNATPPLYILNGKEISDKEMKKLDPNSIKSINVLKDKFATEKYGEKGANGVLEITLKEQ; encoded by the coding sequence ATGACACCCGAGCTCGCTTATTTTTTTAAGATAAATATCGGCATAGCTTTATTTTATGCCTTTTATCGATTATTTTTCTATCGCGACACCTTTTTCCACTGGCGCAGATATGCACTGCTTTCTTTCTTAATCATTTCTCTTCTTTATCCATTGATGAATTTTCAAGACTGGGTAAAAGAGCAGGAGCCAATGAATGAAATAGTAACTATCTACGCTGCAAATATATTGCCGGAGGTTGGAGTTACCAATCAGGAAAGCAAGATATGGAATCAATTAATATATAATGTTGGACCGGCTATTTATTTAATAGGTGTCGGAGTGCTTTTTATACGCTTTCTGATTCAACTAATCAGTATTAGCATTCTTGCTATCCGATACCGGAAAACAAAAATAAATGGAATTACAGTAAGGATTCTCAATAAGCCTTCTGCCCCATTCTCCTTTTTCCATTGGATATTCATATCTCCCGAATTACATTCTGAAAAAGAAGCCAAAGAAATTCTGATTCACGAAGAGACTCATGCCCGGCAATGGCATTCTATAGATGTTATGTTCAGTGAATTAATAACTATTCTCTGTTGGGTAAATCCATTCTCATGGCTACTAAAAAGAGAAATACGCAATAACCTGGAATATATGGCGGATCATAGGGTTATTCTCTCAGGACATGATACTAAAAGTTACCAATACCATTTACTGGGACTGGCTAATCAAAAGGCTGCAGCAAATTTATATAATAGTTTTAATGTATTTCCTCTTAAAAACAGAATTACCATGATGAACAAAAAAAGAACAAAGAGCATCGGAAAAACAAAATACGCAATGTTTATTCCTCTTGCTGTCTTACTAATGCTAGTAAGTAACATTGAAGCGATTGCTCGTGTTACTGGCAAGATGACTAAAGATATAGCTGTTTCATTGACTAAAAACGAAGTCAGTTCAGCAACTGAACCTTCTTCATTAGTCGCAATTACACAAGAAAATGACTCTGCAAAGCCTAAGAAAAGAAATGTTTTCACAGCTGTAGAAGTTATGCCTCAATATCCTGGTGGAGAACAAGAATTATTAAAATTTATTGTAACTAATCTAAAGTATCCTGTTGAAGCACAAAAAGCAGAAGAAGAGGGAAAAGTATATGTACGTTTTACTGTAACCGAAAATGGCTATGTTGAAGACCCAACTATACTGCGAAGTGTATCACCTTTATTAGACAATGAAGCCAAAAGAATAATCAGTTCTATGCCTAAGTGGATTCCAGGAAAACAGAGTGGAAAAAATGTTAGCGTATATTATGTTATTCCTATCATGTTTAAGCTAGACGGTTCACCTGCAAATTCTGAGGATAACACTGTTAAAAAAGGTGAGGTTACAGTAATTGGCTATGGAGCTAAATTTGATTCCCCAAAAGGTGCAACTAACACAACAGTAAACAAAAGCGGGAATGCAACTCCTCCTCTCTATATTTTAAATGGAAAAGAGATTTCTGATAAAGAAATGAAAAAGTTAGATCCTAATAGTATTAAATCAATTAATGTATTAAAAGACAAATTTGCCACTGAAAAATATGGAGAGAAAGGGGCAAATGGTGTTCTTGAAATAACTTTAAAAGAACAATAA
- a CDS encoding BlaI/MecI/CopY family transcriptional regulator codes for MEKLTIQEEEVMIYIWELGPCYVKDIVTKFPEPFPPYTTIASVVKNLERKGYLSSKRYGNTYEYTPAIKETEYKQKFMNGVVRNYFENSYKEMVTFFAREQKISAEELKEIIKLIEKGKE; via the coding sequence ATGGAAAAGTTAACAATACAAGAAGAAGAAGTAATGATCTACATCTGGGAACTAGGCCCTTGTTATGTAAAAGACATTGTTACAAAGTTTCCTGAGCCATTTCCACCATATACCACTATTGCATCGGTAGTAAAGAACCTAGAGAGAAAAGGATATCTCTCTTCCAAACGATATGGAAACACTTACGAATATACCCCTGCAATAAAAGAGACGGAATACAAACAAAAGTTTATGAATGGAGTAGTGCGAAACTATTTTGAAAACTCTTATAAGGAGATGGTTACTTTCTTTGCCCGCGAACAAAAAATATCTGCGGAGGAATTGAAAGAGATCATTAAACTAATTGAAAAAGGAAAGGAATAA
- a CDS encoding ABC transporter ATP-binding protein — MKEFIHILRRFIPPYKKFLILNILFNILSAILNIFSFSLIIPILQILFKLSNQIYTFIPWDANMSFKNIIINNFYYYVTELIKVYGGSRTLLILGLFLAAMTLLKAGAYILTFATIIPIRTGVVRDIRSQVYQKLLSLPLSFYSEERKGDIMARMSGDVQEVENSIMSSLDMLFKNPILILIYFITLITISWELTLFTITVLPGMGWLMGTIGKKLKKKSMVAQKQWSDMMSQTEETLGGLRIIKAFNAENKMDSRFTRCNNEYRHTISKVNTRQQMSGPMSEFLGTTLIVIVLWFGGTLILRNSSSIDAPSFIFYLVILYSLINPLKDFSKAGYAVPKGLASMERVDKILMAENTMKISENPTPIKEFKDKIVFKDVSFKYESTYVLKHINLTISKGKTIALVGQSGSGKSTLVDLLPRFYDVTEGEILIDGVNVKDATLFDLRGIMGNVNQDAILFNDTFFNNIAFGVESATMEQVIEAAKIANAHEFIITSEKGYDTNIGDRGGKLSGGQRQRISIARAILKNPSILILDEATSALDTESERMVQDALDKLMKNRTTIAIAHRLSTIKNADEICVLHEGEIVERGKHNELIDLDGYYKRLCDMQGF; from the coding sequence ATGAAAGAATTTATCCATATCTTAAGAAGATTCATACCTCCTTACAAGAAGTTTCTGATACTTAATATCCTTTTTAATATCCTTTCAGCCATTTTGAATATTTTTTCTTTCTCTCTTATCATCCCTATTCTTCAAATTCTGTTTAAACTAAGTAATCAGATTTACACGTTTATACCTTGGGATGCCAACATGAGTTTTAAGAATATTATCATTAATAATTTCTATTATTATGTGACTGAATTAATTAAGGTGTATGGAGGAAGCAGAACCTTACTTATTCTGGGACTCTTTCTTGCCGCAATGACCCTTCTGAAAGCAGGTGCTTATATTCTTACTTTTGCAACAATAATCCCTATTCGTACAGGAGTTGTAAGAGACATACGTAGTCAGGTATACCAAAAGCTTCTTAGTCTGCCACTTAGTTTCTATTCTGAGGAACGTAAAGGAGATATCATGGCCAGAATGAGTGGTGATGTGCAGGAAGTAGAGAACTCCATCATGAGTTCGCTGGATATGTTATTTAAAAATCCGATTCTTATTCTCATCTATTTCATTACATTAATCACAATCAGCTGGGAGCTGACGCTTTTTACTATTACCGTTCTTCCTGGAATGGGTTGGTTAATGGGAACCATTGGTAAAAAGCTTAAGAAAAAATCAATGGTCGCTCAGAAGCAATGGAGCGATATGATGTCACAGACCGAAGAAACATTAGGCGGACTTCGTATCATTAAAGCTTTCAATGCCGAAAACAAAATGGATAGTCGCTTTACTCGTTGCAACAATGAATATCGTCATACAATTAGCAAGGTAAATACCCGTCAGCAGATGTCCGGCCCTATGAGTGAATTTCTAGGAACAACACTTATTGTAATTGTACTATGGTTTGGCGGTACATTGATTCTGAGAAACAGTTCATCTATTGATGCACCTTCATTCATTTTCTATCTGGTTATTCTTTATAGCCTTATCAACCCATTAAAGGATTTTTCCAAAGCCGGATATGCTGTGCCAAAAGGTTTAGCCTCCATGGAACGAGTAGATAAAATCCTTATGGCCGAGAACACAATGAAAATCTCAGAGAATCCTACTCCAATAAAAGAGTTCAAAGACAAGATTGTATTCAAAGATGTATCTTTCAAATATGAATCAACCTACGTATTAAAGCATATTAATTTAACTATTTCAAAAGGTAAGACTATCGCTCTGGTAGGACAGTCGGGATCTGGCAAGTCTACTCTTGTAGATCTCCTGCCACGTTTTTATGATGTCACAGAAGGCGAAATACTTATTGACGGCGTAAACGTAAAAGATGCCACACTCTTTGATTTGAGAGGCATAATGGGAAATGTGAATCAAGATGCTATTCTGTTTAATGATACATTCTTTAATAACATTGCTTTCGGAGTGGAAAGTGCCACCATGGAGCAGGTAATTGAAGCTGCCAAAATTGCAAATGCACACGAATTTATCATTACCAGCGAAAAAGGCTATGATACAAATATTGGTGATCGTGGAGGCAAACTTTCAGGCGGACAACGTCAGCGCATCAGTATTGCACGTGCTATTCTTAAAAATCCTTCGATTCTGATTCTCGATGAAGCTACCTCTGCACTCGATACTGAATCTGAACGCATGGTACAGGATGCACTCGACAAACTGATGAAGAATCGTACCACAATTGCCATTGCTCACCGTCTATCTACCATTAAGAATGCAGATGAGATTTGTGTTCTTCACGAAGGTGAGATTGTTGAGCGCGGAAAGCACAATGAACTCATAGATCTGGATGGTTATTATAAACGTCTATGTGACATGCAGGGATTCTGA
- a CDS encoding IS1182 family transposase, whose amino-acid sequence MLPLQQAIPFSNYTDLYDLLIPQDNLLRQINDLIDFSFVHKELLDKYCLNNGRTAECPIRMFKYLLLKTIFDISDVDVVERSRYDLSFKYFLDLAPEETELISPSSLCKFRRLRLKDKDLLNLLIGTTVSIAIDKGIIKSKTIIVDSTHTGSRSNPYSPVEILRLRSKQLRKSLYDVEESIKEGLPLKNEDDDLEHELDYTKALFEVVSDNETLVNVPKVRERLNMLKETLSDIEDHYVSSTDEDARVGHKSQDKSFFGYKTHIAMSDERIITAATVTSGEKGDGPQLPELVEQSRNNGMEVETVIGDTAYSGKDNIKLAQDEQRGFELVAKLNPAISQGSRRAEQSFEFNKDAGMFVCPAGHMAIRRAKQGKKNQGKNQFIVYFFNTDKCRICGRRQGCYKESAKTKTYSVRIKSDEHKHQMDFQETDEFRAKSRSRYKIEAKNAELKNVFGYDRALSYGLTCMQLQGAMAIFAANIKRILKLI is encoded by the coding sequence ATGCTTCCATTGCAACAAGCCATACCGTTCAGTAATTACACAGATCTATACGATTTGCTTATTCCACAGGACAATCTATTGCGTCAAATAAACGACCTGATAGACTTCTCTTTCGTCCATAAGGAACTCCTGGACAAATACTGCCTGAATAACGGTCGTACGGCCGAGTGCCCGATCAGGATGTTCAAATATCTTTTGTTAAAGACAATCTTTGATATTTCGGACGTGGACGTTGTTGAACGCTCGCGATATGATCTTTCATTCAAATACTTTTTGGATCTGGCTCCCGAGGAAACCGAATTGATCTCTCCAAGTTCTTTGTGTAAGTTTCGCCGACTCCGTTTGAAGGACAAGGATTTGTTGAATCTGCTTATAGGAACGACAGTGTCTATTGCAATAGACAAGGGAATCATCAAGTCAAAGACCATTATTGTTGATTCCACACACACCGGTTCACGGAGCAACCCGTATTCGCCTGTCGAGATTTTGCGACTTCGTTCAAAGCAGTTGCGCAAGAGCCTTTATGATGTGGAGGAGTCAATAAAAGAAGGTTTGCCCCTGAAGAATGAAGATGACGATCTGGAGCATGAGCTTGATTATACCAAAGCGTTGTTTGAAGTCGTATCCGACAACGAGACATTGGTCAATGTTCCCAAAGTCAGAGAGCGTCTGAACATGCTCAAGGAAACGCTTTCAGATATCGAGGATCATTATGTCAGCTCCACAGATGAAGATGCACGGGTTGGACACAAAAGCCAGGACAAGTCGTTCTTTGGCTATAAGACACACATCGCCATGAGTGACGAACGTATAATCACTGCCGCCACAGTCACTTCCGGGGAGAAGGGTGACGGTCCCCAATTACCCGAGCTTGTTGAACAGAGCAGAAATAACGGCATGGAAGTTGAAACAGTCATTGGAGACACCGCTTATTCGGGAAAGGACAACATTAAGCTCGCTCAAGATGAGCAAAGAGGATTTGAACTGGTGGCAAAACTTAATCCTGCCATAAGCCAAGGCTCCCGACGGGCGGAGCAAAGTTTTGAATTCAATAAGGATGCGGGTATGTTCGTATGCCCTGCAGGGCATATGGCGATACGGCGTGCCAAGCAGGGTAAAAAGAATCAAGGAAAGAACCAGTTTATCGTATACTTCTTCAATACTGACAAATGTCGGATATGTGGCAGGCGGCAAGGATGTTACAAAGAGAGTGCAAAAACGAAAACCTACTCGGTCAGGATTAAATCTGACGAACATAAACACCAGATGGATTTTCAAGAAACAGATGAATTTAGGGCCAAATCTCGATCACGATACAAGATAGAAGCTAAAAATGCGGAACTTAAGAATGTCTTCGGGTATGATAGGGCATTGTCATACGGCCTGACATGCATGCAACTTCAAGGCGCCATGGCCATTTTTGCTGCAAATATCAAGAGAATTCTCAAATTAATCTAA